ACCTAAattatgaatgtatttatttgcaaGATGTGTTTAATGTCTGCAGTTCCACTTTCTTGATGGCGGTAGCTGGATTGGCAACATTCACATCAAGTTTAAAGACAAATAGGTTTATTATGGCATAGATGAGAGAGCCTGCTTTGTCCAGGGTAAACTTCACAGTAGAGTAAGGAATTTGGGTCTTCTTGACTCAGTTGACTGTATCGCACAGTTACAAGACTATGAGAGGAGTGAGCTGCCAACGCCCGGCgaagggagagaggaaaaagAGCTCTGTGAGATTCATCTTGAACCTGATAAAATAGCAGACTTCAGCTATGCAGACAATTAAGTGTGTAGTTGTTGGTGATGGTGCTGTTGGTAAAACGTGTCTTCTAATTTCCTACACAACAAACAAATTCCCATTGGAATATGTACCAACGGTATGTGATAACTATGCTGTAACGGTGATGATTGGTGGCGAGCCATATACTTTAGGCCTGTTTGATACTGCAGGGCAAGAAGATTATGACAGGTTACGGCCCCTCAGCTATCCACAGACAGATGTGTTTCTGGTCTGTTTCTCAGTGGTCTCACCATCTTCATTTGAAAATGTGAAAGAAAAGTGGGTACCTGAAATCACTCACCATTGTCCAAAGACTCCTTTTTTGCTTGTTGGGACCCAGATTGATCTCAGAGATGACCCTTCAACAGTTGAGAAACTTGCCAAGAATAAGCAGAAGCCTATTACTCCGGAGACTGCCGAAAAGCTGGCGCGGGACTTGAAGGCTGTCAAATACGTGAAATGCTCTGTGCTTACACACAGAAAGGCGTAAAGAATGTATTTGACGAGACGATATTGGCTGCCCTGGAGCCTCTGGAGCCGAAGAAGAGCCGCAGGTGTGTGCTGCTATGAACGTCCCTTCACGGCCCCTTCTGCAAAGCTGGTGTTGATGTCATACTAAAAGCAGTGTTGAAATCGAGATAAAAGATTCAGATTTTCCAATTGGTTTTTTTTGCAATAATGACAAATGCCGTGCACACTGTTCCCATACCCTCCCTGTGTGAAATGGAAATGTTAGTgctcttctccagtgcccttcaggtagattaatttttttaaaaaataatgtatttCAACAAACACTGATAAGTACTAGTCTTTTTGTTTACTGTTtaaacttttgtttttaaaattcaggcATGCTTGTGGTGATTTTTTTCTCTAAGACTAATTCTAGGATCTGGCCATTAGGCTCTTAACCCCTCATGCTAGGCTGGTACAACTTGGATTCTGTGGCCAGCTTGCAGTCCGGGGGTGAGCAGGTTTCAGTCCTTGGATTGTTTTCTGAAAACTAAAGTGTCCCCAACTGGTGCTTCTTTTGAAGAGGGGTGTGTTACATCCTCTTAATCACATCTCCTCTGCAGTTGCCTTGGatctgtttctttttatttttctctgagcAGGTCAGAAATTCTAATCTTGCCCTTTAAATGAGCATTTTGCTCATGAGTTCAGCCAaaagcttttgttgttgtttttcccccCTGTTAAAGCCCAACGTTGCCAATTACTCGTTTTTGTTTAGTTTTCAAAACTCAACATGGTTAGATGGTAATGAAGAGGGGAGAACTGCATCTTTTAAGCCAGTCCAATGGACTTAACTAGCCCGTTTGGGCAAGCACAGCCTTCTGATTATTAGCAGCAGAACAGCTGTGTTGAAACCCACCTACATGGCTGAAGCGAATAAGCTTATCTGTGCCACAGAACGGTTCGGTGTGAACtttcagcagaggggaaggggaatgagGCATGCCTCCTCAGGAAAAACAGTGGAGGGGGAAGAGTTTCAGTGTGGCACCATGGGGACCACTTGAGGAAATTACCCTAAACGTGCATTGTGCATCAGTAGCTCTGAATGCCCAGGTATCTACAGTATAATACATGTCATATGAGGGTCTTTGACTCCAGTGTTAATAAGGATCTTACCAGAACTATACTCCGGCTTAATACTTCTCAATCTTCCCAGACTCTAATTCTTGTAGACTCGTTAGTGTTGAACTGATGCTTTTTCCATGTCTAAGTTCTTTGTATATGCATATTTTTTTCAGATGTATTAAACATAAAGtatcttaaaaacaaacaagactATGAGAGAAGGCTGCTATTATTGCAAATAGCTCAATTGCCActtaaacttttctttctttctttctttctttctttctttctttctttctttctttctttcttcatttatatcccactttctccaTGATGGGGATCGAAAATGTCATATATTGGTTccctcatctccattttatcctcacagcaatcctgtgaggtaggttagatggagcatgtgactggcccctGGTCACCCAAcatgcttccatggcatagtggcGATTCAGATCTGGGCCACTGCTCCACATGTGTTCAAAAAGCCAGCTTTTTGAACACATGGAGACAGTGTTCAAAAAGCCAGCTTGTGAGTTACACAGAACTCTCTTTTCAGGCAtagttagtaaaaaaaaaatacagatattACAAATGAAGACACGTTATTCTCTAAAGTTGAGCAATCCTGGAAACAATAAGATAGAAACAGAATAACAGAAACTATAAGAAATCATTTCCCAatcttgggctgaatccacacgtacccgcatagcgctaaactgtcggaatgccagcgtcttcctggcacgatttctgacatcatcgcgccacaagAGCGGCattgtggcgcgatgacatcagaaatcacgctaggaagactctggcattctgacagtttagcgctatgccagtacgtgtggattcagccttgctTTTTAAGAAGTCTGTGTAGGATGGCAGTTTTAGAAGTCCATTTTAGGGGTGTGGGGGGTGgttggaagaaaagaaaaaggcatcTATGTAATTGCTTATTATAACAAATATATTTCTGGTTCTCCAACCAATTTCTATaatgcttttcagtacaaaatgtgatttattttttatttagttccaaagcagcatacaacaTACTCCTCTCTGTTTCATCTTTGCAACAATCCTGTTGGgttggttagactgagagaaagtgactggcccaagggcacccagtgagctttaaaagggggggaaGTTAAAAAGTAGGGAATTGAGCCTGAGTCTCCCAGTCCCTTGTCTCACACTTCAAGCTTTTTCCCTTTAAAACTCTTTCTCTCGCTTTATTCTTCAGCCTAAAAAAAAAGGTGAtctacagatttatttatttcatttacattccCCTTTTCTCCCCCGTGGGGGcctgaagtggcttacattgttctcacctccatttttcttcacaacaaccctgagaggtaggttaggctgagtgtgtgcgactggcccaaggacacccatagagtttccatgacagagtgggaatttgaacctggatctcccaaatcctagtccaatactctagccactacagcATTGTGGGAAGATTGAGAGGTTTGTTCCACTTTGCCTCGCAAGTGGGTTGAGGTGGTATTTTTGAATATTTTTCCTTATTCAAAGGTCACTGCATGTACTCAGCAAGCACATCAAAGAAACAGATATAACATAACTTAATATCTGCTGAGTTTATTATATCCAGAGAGTTTTTCAAAAAGGGAACATTCAAAAACGTAAGAGTTCtgactgcagtctgaagtggtacagtccagaatTCTGTCACAAAAGTGTTCAGACCAAGCTCCATCTCTGGTAAGCTTGATATGATTTAGCTGTGGGAACCAGGCTTCCCACAGTGCGATCAAGATGCTTTCATGGTGCCATATTGCCTTCTGCTTAGAAGTTATTGATAAAGAGCACCCAAGCATTTAGGTCATTTAAGAAATTCAGAGAGGCAGAACTATAATTTTTCTTCTAGCTTAAATcaaacaaaacacaatttaaaaatattgtttcttgCTGATTTATATTCCTTTTGTTTGATTGTACCCTTTCAGGCTTTCtgttgacgggggggggggggggaggtgcatgTATGAAAGCACCCAATATGTCAAATTTATGCACCATTGTTGTCCAGTCGGAGAGATGGCTAGGATGTGCTTTTCCTAGCAGGACTGTAAAAGTCATTTGAAACTGCGGGTTTGCACAGAAAGCTTGAAGGGAAAAGCAGCTGCCATATGGACCCCCCATCACATGGTTTTCCTATACATTATGTTTATAGTTCTCAGTGGCTTGAGGTAGCATGGAAGACACACCATGCAGTGGAGCCAGATTTCAGGAGGCCAAGATGGAAATTGGGAACTGGGAAGGTGCTGACTTTTCAGACAATGGAACCCAGTTTTAAACGTTGTTTCCCAGCATGTTGTTGCACCATAGGTGTTTGAGATTTAAAAGAGAAGTACACAAAATTATGAGTCATATTTAAAGTCTTCATGAAGATATAAATATGTCTGATTTCCACAGCTCTCATTGCATTATTCAGTCATATGAAAGCTGTTTGACGTAACtgggaagtccctggttcaattTCATCTTGGTCACAAAGTCACTAGATGCTCTTGTGCAAACCGCTGTTTGTCAGCCTCAGCTCTCCAgctgcagcaacaacaacaataaccccctaccttgggtcagccatgtgcttccaattctttattaattgtatgttttgttctgcaaaaataaaaaagataaaagtcCTAAGGTATAGTCTGAAGGCATGTGGTGCAGCAACCTTGCTTCAGCAAGGTGTGGTAGTTTTGGGGTGGAAGACTTCTCAGGAAACCTATGTTTGCTGCTAGGCTCTATGGAAAGTAAAAGCAAGTAATAATGAATGGCTTACCTTACAGGGTAATTGTGTTGGGCTGATGAGAATTCCCTTGTGTGTGAAAGTGCTTTAACATTTTAACTATCCTCTGAAAATAAAAGTTACACATTTTTATTCTGGGATATACTCATACCCCAAGGCCAAATTCCAATGTCTTTGGgtagaaaaaaaatgtttgtggTGACAGGTAATTGTGTTTAACAATAACAAAACACCAGAGCCTGAAAACACACTTTCGTATCACATGAGGCAGAATGTTACCTTTGTAGATGTGCCCTCCTTTTGCTTACTGAATAATTCACAcaagttttcctcttttcttaaAGTTATAATTTTAGAAATACAAACTATTTACATTTCTAAACAAAAGAAATGTAATCTCTATTGGTAATCTCTAAAGTTTGCATCTGGGTGTATTTTTCTATCGCAAGAACATCCCCTTCTGTGGTGAGAGAAATGCCAAGTGTCTGGTTATGCAATGTCTgtgctaaccaactttattgtagcataagctttcgagaatcacagttctcttcgtcagatgcacggagggcaagaagaaactggtcagatatataggtggagaggggaaggaggagtagatgcaaagagtagcttctgatatggagatcagtttgcttctgttaaggaagtcagttacttctgataatgagataaccattcatagtctctattcaatcccagcctgactgagtcaaatttacatatgaattacaATTCAGCAGCTTtagtttttgaaaggtttctgttgaactttcaaaaacaaaaaaactttcaaaaacaaaatccaaggggaagctgctgaattggaattcatatgtaaatttgactcaggctgggattgaatagagactatgaatggttatctcattatcagaagtaactgacttccttaacagaagcaaactgatcttcatatcagaagctactgtttgcatctactcctccctcccctctccacctatatatctgaccagtttcttcttgccctccatgcatctgacgaagagaactgtgattctcaaaagcttatgctacaataaagttggttagtcttaaaggtgctactggactctttttgattttgttactacagactaacacggctaactcctctggatgtctgTGCGGTGATCCTTGCAAGCAAATCTCCCACAGCTGGCACTGTTTTTGCTCCAGAGGAGATATTATCTATCCCTTTTAAATTTACACCTATAGAACAGAAACTTTTAAGATGTGAAGCATTCTGAATGTATACTCTTAAAACATTATCTCCTAAGGGACTTAACAACTTAACAACAATTTGGAGTTGTTGGCATTTTTGTGAAAATAAGATGTTAACAGGTTTGGGGGTGTTTTTTTGGAAACATTCCATGTTTTTGTGTAGTGAGCAGCTGTGTTTGAAAGAAAGTTTTTGTGAGCAGATTTATCAGTTCAGATTTCTTGGGCTTATTATTAAATAATTATACATTGGAAATATAATTACACAGTGTGGTCATTATGCTTGTTTCTAACATGCAATTTATACATTCGATTTATAcgccgcccttcagggcaacttaatgcccactcagagtggtttacaaagttatttatgttatccccacaacaatcaccctgtgaggtaggtggggctgagagaggtataactgacccaaggtcacccagctagcttcaagcggaggagtggggaatcaaacctggctctccagattagagtcctgccacaccaagctggctctccatATACATTTTGTGATAACAGGGGAATTTTATGGCTTAATGATTGCACACAGCATATCATTATTATTGTATACTGTCAGGAAACTGTCTATGCCAGTCTGTTTCTTGGCCTTTTTCAAACACTGGTTCAGGCCTTTTGGCCTAGCTAGAAGCAGAGCAGGCCTTTTCCTCTGGGAAAGCGCAGTGAAGATGACACTGCAAGTTCACAAATAGATAAGAGTGAGGTGGAGCTAGCCACTGGTG
The Eublepharis macularius isolate TG4126 chromosome 9, MPM_Emac_v1.0, whole genome shotgun sequence genome window above contains:
- the LOC129336259 gene encoding cell division control protein 42 homolog gives rise to the protein MQTIKCVVVGDGAVGKTCLLISYTTNKFPLEYVPTVCDNYAVTVMIGGEPYTLGLFDTAGQEDYDRLRPLSYPQTDVFLVCFSVVSPSSFENVKEKWVPEITHHCPKTPFLLVGTQIDLRDDPSTVEKLAKNKQKPITPETAEKLARDLKAVKYVKCSVLTHRKA